In Topomyia yanbarensis strain Yona2022 chromosome 2, ASM3024719v1, whole genome shotgun sequence, one DNA window encodes the following:
- the LOC131680852 gene encoding uncharacterized protein LOC131680852 yields the protein MERNIRKKELEVQRRMQEEKLKQEQELLNAQLETEQEFFKQRDAIRCKMNNSLQNVQSWMDEEAAVGGTSEQNKKVDSWLKQQEKDVTIPAADIRGAYNKGGKPIVTPVLKGAGSRCSGKSFTPVNEKVVDEVSEEDNSDSSEGEPDENISAGRHSRIANGNFGTRGSEIFSAFREQAVPSEIGRSRYESEGQVFRLTREQIATRKVVSGNLPKFNGDPETWPLFISSFENTTRACGYSNIENLDRLLNSLGGEALNAVRSMLILPDSVPEVIRDLRRLFGQPEKLLKMLLNKVKNAPPPTTVDLKTFVRFGITVKQLCDHLEAARLRDHLRNPLLVQQLAEKLPPEYQMKWIEYKRGKKGTPLRLFTDYITDIGDVASEAAAYSSTVNDVARYSKVKPARKKEFVHVHDSASKREEGVQLERVSKACWICKRTDHRIRFCDDFRKMNIVERLKAVDKQKLCGICLNRHGDNPCGSKVRCTVKNCKGNHHTLLHRVEESVQLQRVECNAHRDADRSVIFRMAPVTLHYGKKRYETLAFMDEGSSTTLMDEAIAEILKVEGELEPLIVTWTGDINRFENGSRKVDLLLSVKGSKEKVPLENVRTVSELLLPKQDMRFADVAKHYPHLAGLPVKDLLGGQATILIGLDNLHLFAPLESRVGKQNEPIAVRSKVGWTVYGPEKRKPSASTFLNLHTVASVSNQKLHDLMRNQYVLDDVGVTSFAIPEPKEEQRAKAILQATTKRVGEQFETGLLWRDDVRRFPDSYSMALRRMKALERKLEKDPVLKQIVCQQISDYLAKGYAHKITNAEITNTPNSAVWYLPVNVVSNPRKPGKVRLVWDAAASVGGISLNSELLKGPDMLIPLPRVICHFRERPIAFGGDIQEMYHQIRIKDEDKQAQRFLFRPDQGEMPQVYVMDVATFGSTCSPCSAQFVKNLNAEHFMEKYPEAAAAIVKKHYVDDYYDSVDTVEEAIQRAKEVKYIHAQGGFHIRNWVSNSVKLLEELGDRSSNGAVHFNRDKGTEYERVLGIVWEPAEDIFSFATVSNANFTKVLEEGECPTKRIVLSFVMAQFDPMGFIGPLTVRGKMLIQDLWRTGCNWDSKIDKESHDKWRRWINMMRNIGSFKLPRSYFGNAKSNEIDDLELHIFADASEKAYGCVAYFRAIVRDEVRCALVMSRAKVAPLKQTSIPRLELLAAVLGARLSKTVIDNHNFGIGKVVFWIDASVVLSWIRSDQCRYKQFVGFRIGEILSLTKLTDWRWIPTRLNVADQLTKWGKDPDMHADSAWVQGMEFLYTNKQEWSKKALPPANTTEELRIHLLLHDVKVQAVLIDPSRVSKWTVLVRTMASVFRFISNCRQKVKGLPIETLKATDRQAKVRCTKNVACVRVPLQQVEYEKAEKCLFKMAQAESFVDELKVLKRNKDRPVNQWLAVEKSSPLSKLTPLIDEAGMIRMEGRCERADELPFDLRFPIILPDNNRITYMIVQNLHEECGHGYRLMVKNKLKQLFYVVHVDAVVKKVSSACIWCKLCGS from the exons ATGGAACGAAATATACGCAAGAAGGAGCTCGAAGTGCAGCGTCGGATgcaggaagaaaaattaaagcaAGAGCAAGAACTGCTAAACGCTCAGTTGGAAACTGAGCAAGAGTTTTTCAAGCAGCGTGATGCCATCCGTTGCAAGATGAACAACAGTCTTCAGAATGTTCAGTCGTGGATGGACGAGGAAGCTGCTGTCGGTGGTACGTCGGAGCAGAACAAGAAAGTTGATTCTTGGCTGAAGCAGCAAGAGAAGGACGTAACAATTCCCGCAGCAGATATTCGCGGTGCGTACAATAAGGGTGGGAAACCGATTGTTACCCCGGTACTAAAAGGTGCGGGAAGTCGCTGTTCCGGAAAAAGTTTCACACCAGTCAACGAAAAGGTAGTGGATGAGGTTTCCGAGGAAGACAACTCTGATAGTTCTGAAGGTGAACCAGATGAAAACATAAGCGCGGGTAGACATTCGCGAATTGCGAACGGAAATTTCGGAACGCGCGGATCAgagatatttagcgcctttagaGAGCAAGCTGTTCCAAGTGAAATTGGCAGAAGTCGCTATGAATCGGAAGGGCAAGTATTTCGGCTAACCCGAGAGCAGATTGCCACGAGGAAGGTGGTATCCGGAAATCTGCCGAAGTTCAACGGAGATCCGGAAACATGGCCACTGTTTATTAgcagttttgaaaacacaaccAGGGCTTGTGGTTACTCAAACATTGAGAACCTGGATCGTTTGCTGAATAGCTTGGGAGGAGAAGCGCTCAACGCCGTGAGAAGCATGCTGATACTTCCTGATTCCGTGCCGGAAGTTATTCGGGATCTTCGCAGATTATTTGGCCAGCCGGAGAAGTTGCTAAAAATGCTGCTTAATAAGGTCAAGAACGCTCCACCGCCAACAACGGTAGATCTAAAAACCTTCGTTAGGTTTGGTATAACGGTCAAACAGCTCTGCGACCATCTAGAAGCAGCTCGGCTTCGCGATCATCTTCGTAATCCGCTTCTGGTGCAGCAGCTCGCCGAAAAACTGCCCCCAGAATATCAAATGAAATGGATAGAATACAAGCGCGGCAAGAAAGGAACACCACTGCGACTGTTCACGGATTACATAACAGATATTGGTGATGTCGCTTCCGAAGCAGCAGCATATTCGTCGACAGTAAATGACGTAGCGCGATACTCCAAGGTTAAACCAGCCAGAAAGAAGGAGTTTGTACACGTTCATGATTCGGCATCGAAACGAGAAGAGGGAGTGCAATTGGAAAGGGTTAGCAAAGCTTGTTGGATTTGCAAGCGAACAGATCATCGGATCAGGTTCTGCGACGATTTTCGGAAGATGAATATCGTGGAGCGGTTGAAAGCAGTAGATAAACAGAAGTTGTGTGGCATTTGCCTCAATAGGCACGGTGACAATCCCTGTGGCTCTAAGGTTCGATGTACGGTGAAGAATTGCAAGGGGAATCATCATACACTTCTACATCGCGTTGAAGAATCCGTACAGCTACAGAGGGTGGAATGTAATGCACACAGAGATGCAGATCGTTCAGTCATATTTCGCATGGCGCCGGTGACGTTGCACTATGGAAAGAAACGTTACGAAACACTAGCGTTTATGGACGAGGGTTCGTCCACCACATTAATGGACGAGGCAATCGCGGAGATACTGAAAGTGGAAGGCGAGCTTGAGCCGCTGATCGTAACCTGGACAGGTGACATCAACCGTTTCGAGAATGGTTCCCGGAAAGTCGACTTATTGCTGTCGGTGAAAGGATCAAAGGAAAAGGTTCCGTTAGAGAATGTTCGCACTGTTTCCGAGCTCTTGCTTCCTAAACAAGATATGCGGTTTGCAGATGTAGCGAAGCACTATCCGCATTTAGCGGGATTGCCGGTAAAGGATCTTCTCGGAGGACAAGCGACAATTCTAATCGGCTTGGATAACCTACATCTATTTGCGCCGCTGGAGTCACGAGTCGGTAAACAGAATGAGCCGATCGCCGTGCGGTCAAAGGTTGGATGGACGGTGTACGGACCAGAGAAGCGGAAGCCTAGCGCTAGCACCTTTCTAAATTTACACACAGTTGCATCGGTTAGTAATCAGAAGCTTCATGACTTGATGCGGAACCAGTACGTTTTGGACGATGTGGGTGTTACATCATTCGCCATACCGGAGCCGAAGGAGGAGCAACGAGCAAAGGCAATCCTGCAAGCGACGACTAAGCGTGTAGGCGAACAGTTCGAAACCGGGCTACTGTGGCGAGATGACGTTCGGCGATTCCCTGACAGCTACTCAATGGCATTGCGAAGAATGAAAGCACTGGAACGAAAGCTGGAGAAGGATCCAGTATTGAAGCAGATTGTGTGTCAGCAGATAAGCGACTATCTGGCGAAAGGATACGCACACAAAATAACCAACGCAGAAATTACAAACACACCAAACTCTGCAGTCTGGTATTTACCAGTTAACGTGGTGTCGAACCCGCGCAAGCCAGGAAAAGTGCGACTGGTGTGGGACGCAGCCGCTTCGGTCGGAGGAATTTCTTTGAACTCGGAGTTATTGAAAGGGCCGGATATGTTGATACCCCTTCCACGGGTCATTTGCCACTTTCGAGAGCGTCCAATCGCGTTTGGAGGAGATATACAGGAAATGTACCACCAGATTCGAATCAAAGACGAGGACAAGCAAGCGCAACGATTCTTGTTTAGGCCTGACCAAGGGGAAATGCCACAGGTCTACGTTATGGACGTTGCTACCTTCGGTTCCACGTGCTCACCCTGCTCCGCGCAGTTTGTAAAAAATCTAAACGCGGAACATTTTATGGAAAAGTACCCGGAGGCAGCAGCAGCTATTGTTAAGAAACACTATGTAGATGATTACTACGACAGTGTAGACACAGTAGAAGAAGCAATACAACGGGCTAAAGAAGTGAAGTATATACATGCACAAGGCGGCTTCCACATCAGAAACTGGGTGTCGAACTCGGTAAAGCTTCTAGAAGAGCTTGGTGATCGTAGCTCGAACGGAGCAGTGCATTTCAATCGAGACAAAGGCACAGAGTACGAGCGTGTGCTGGGTATTGTTTGGGAGCCAGCTGAAGATATCTTTTCGTTTGCTACTGTGTCAAATGCAAATTTCACGAAGGTACTGGAAGAAGGAGAATGTCCAACGAAACGAATAGTCCTCAGTTTCGTTATGGCACAATTTGATCCAATGGGATTCATCGGTCCCCTAACTGTACGCGGAAAGATGCTGATCCAAGATCTCTGGAGAACCGGCTGCAACTGGGATTCCAAAATTGATAAGGAGTCGCATGATAAATGGCGACGTTGGATAAATATGATGCGAAACATAGGGTCCTTTAAGCTGCCTCGAAGTTATTTCGGAAATGCCAAATCGAACGAAATAGACGATCTGGAGTTACATATATTCGCTGATGCCAGCGAAAAGGCATACGGCTGTGTGGCGTACTTCCGAGCGATCGTACGAGACGAGGTAAGGTGCGCCCTTGTTATGAGCCGTGCCAAGGTGGCTCCACTGAAGCAGACATCAATACCGCGTCTAGAGCTACTGGCAGCAGTTCTTGGAGCACGATTGTCGAAAACAGTTATCGATAACCACAACTTTGGTATTGGAAAAGTGGTGTTCTGGATTGATGCGAGCGTTGTGTTGTCCTGGATTCGGTCTGACCAGTGCAGATACAAACAGTTTGTTGGCTTTAGAATTGGCGAAATTCTTAGCCTGACAAAATTGACCGACTGGCGGTGGATACCAACTAGACTTAACGTAGCGGACCAACTTACTAAATGGGGTAAAGATCCGGATATGCACGCTGATAGCGCGTGGGTCCAGGGGATGGAATTCCTGTACACGAACAAGCAGGAGTGGTCAAAGAAGGCACTACCTCCGGCTAATACAACCGAAGAATTACGCATTCATCTCTTGTTGCACGATGTGAAGGTGCAAGCAGTTCTCATCGATCCTTCGCGCGTATCTAAGTGGACGGTGCTTGTTCGTACCATGGCGTCCGTATTCCGTTTCATCTCGAACTGTAGACAAAAGGTCAAGGGGCTACCGATCGAAACACTGAAAGCGACGGACCGACAGGCGAAGGTTCGGTGTACGAAAAATGTGGCTTGTGTCCGCGTGCCGTTACAGCAAGTCGAGTATGAGAAGGCAGAGAAATGTCTGTTTAAAATGGCGCAGGCGGAGAGTTTCGTTGATGAACTTAAGGTGCTGAAACGAAATAAAGATCGTCCAGTAAACCAATGGTTAGCAGTTGAAAAATCTAGTCCATTGAGCAAGCTGACACCGTTGATCGACGAAGCAGGCATGATTCGCATGGAAGGCCGTTGCGAGCGAGCAGATGAACTACCATTTGATCTGCGATTTCCTATAATTCTTCCGGATAACAACAGAATTACCTACATGATCGTCCAAAACCTGCACGAAGAATGTGGACATGGATACAGACTCATGGTTAAAAACAAACTGAAGCAGCTGTTTTATGTGGTTCACGTGGACGCAGTCGTGAAGAAAGTATCGTCGGCTTGTATATGGTGTAAG CTTTGTGGGAGTTGA
- the LOC131681788 gene encoding uncharacterized protein LOC131681788, producing the protein MGPFEVAVGRRNEKRWIALFTCLVTRAVHLEVAHGLTTQSCLMAISRFIGRRDWPIEFLSDNGTNFQGASKELLAQLKGIEFDCAEQYTNARTRWTFNPPAAPHMGGVWERLVRSVKEILRAINDGRRLTDEILQTSIVEAEDIINSRPLTYVSQDSEEVDALTPNHFLRGPPSKQRNVTSPPPHPAEALRDTYKRTQQLASELWQRWIREYVPSINQRTRWFGETKPLKAGDLVYIVEGNNRKCWVRGIVEEPIVSSDGRIRQAWVRTRTKRYRRAAANLAVLELDDGNSEPNGTFGSGLRVGEYVGNTAMPLQ; encoded by the coding sequence ATGGGACCCTTTGAAGTGGCTGTTGGACGCCGGAATGAAAAACGTTGGATCGCATTGTTCACCTGTTTAGTAACTCGAGCGGTGCATTTAGAGGTGGCGCACGGGCTAACAACACAGTCCTGTTTGATGGCGATAAGTCGCTTCATCGGGCGACGAGATTGGCCGATTGAGTTCCTCTCGGATAACGGGACCAATTTCCAAGGGGCTAGCAAAGAGTTGTTGGCACAGCTCAAAGGAATTGAGTTTGATTGCGCTGAACAATACACAAACGCGAGAACGAGGTGGACATTCAACCCACCCGCGGCACCCCATATGGGTGGCGTATGGGAGCGTCTGGTACGATCGGTGAAAGAGATATTGAGAGCAATTAACGACGGAAGACGGCTTACGGACGAGATTCTTCAGACGTCCATCGTAGAAGCAGAGGACATAATAAATTCACGTCCGCTAACATACGTGTCACAAGACTCAGAAGAAGTGGATGCGTTGACCCCAAACCATTTTTTGCGAGGTCCTCCATCTAAGCAACGAAACGTAACGAGTCCACCACCGCATCCGGCTGAAGCACTTCGTGATACGTACAAACGAACGCAGCAGTTAGCTAGTGAGTTGTGGCAGCGCTGGATCAGGGAATATGTTCCATCAATAAACCAACGAACCAGGTGGTTTGGCGAAACGAAACCGTTGAAAGCAGGCGATTTGGTGTACATCGTCGAAGGCAACAATCGGAAATGCTGGGTCCGCGGCATAGTGGAGGAACCTATAGTGTCGAGCGATGGTCGTATACGGCAAGCATGGGTCCGTACCAGGACCAAGCGGTACAGACGAGCGGCAGCAAACTTGGCCGTGTTGGAATTAGACGATGGTAACTCTGAACCGAATGGTACCTTCGGATCAGGGTTACGGGTCGGGGAATATGTTGGGAACACTGCCATGCCGCTGCAATAA